GGTCATCAGCCCCTGCAGCCTCAGCCGCGGACATTTCTCCCTAATGAACCGACACAGCCCAATCGCCCCGTCTTCAGGCTCCACACCACTCTTATTGTCTTCACCAGATGTGTTAACCTGCACAAACACCctcagcttctcctccccacctAAATCCGGCTTCCTCTCCCCCCACCCTTTATTCAACAGGCCCGCTTTCTTCTCACTGTCCACGCTTTCAACCGCCCAGAGCGCTCGCGTATCTCTGGCCAGAGAAACACATTTATTAGACTGCAGCCCACCGATGAAGTGCCATTTTATTGTAGGTGGCAGGAGTCGTGCTTTCTCTTGTAGTTCTTGGAGGTAATTTTCGCCGAAATGGAAGTGGTCTGTTGGGTGGTTGTGCAGCGCGAGAATGTCAGAGGCAGGCTTGAGCTTCGAGACGGCCACGAGGCGCACGGGGGGTTCTTTTGCGGGGGAGAGTTTAGCGGAGGCTGTTTGGATGCGAGATGTTACGGAGGCAAGGTTTGAGACGAGCGTAGCCGTTCTGGTGGGAGATGGGGTCATTATTGTTGTTTCCGGTGACGACATAGCCTCTATCAACCCTGGGGTCCGTTTAGGATGAAGAGAGGTGGGCGCtgtggggaggagggggtcTGCTGCGCTTTGCTTGTAAAATTGTATAGGTGAGGGGGGTGCGgaggggagatggagaaattgGCGGTGGGAAAGCCGAGGCTGTTCCGTTCCGTTGGAGTAGCAGATTGGACTATTAGTTGGTATTTCTAGGGCTGCAATTATGGTATGTGgtatagaattattatacACCTCAGTAGGAGTAGAATAGTACTCTGGGTCTATTATGAGCAAGGTACGTCTATATCATTAAGCTTTGAGAAATTGCAGCTGTCAGTCAGTGGTTCTCTTAACAGCCACGTGACTGAGATCTGGTCGGAGACGCACTAGCCCCAACAGGCTAGAGCATCGAGCCAATCCCCGATCCGGAAGAACATCTGGTCCGCCGGCCTCTCCGCTGCACCGCCTGCACGGCCTGCACCGATCAACATtgagctcatcatcactcgATCTTTTGGGACGGGAACCAGTTTTTTGACGAAATCCCCAATCCGTGGCATCTTTATTGGGCAATCCCGCCTGCCAAGCTCCGCCCAACAGGTTGTGGGTTGCAAAGTGTACGCAAGCTACCAGTGCCACTGATGTCGAAAAGTTAGAattctggagaggatgagcgGTATCACAATCGGGTGTCTTTGACTCTTTGTGGCTTACTGG
This is a stretch of genomic DNA from Aspergillus puulaauensis MK2 DNA, chromosome 8, nearly complete sequence. It encodes these proteins:
- a CDS encoding YggS family pyridoxal phosphate enzyme (BUSCO:EOG09263BE5;~COG:S;~EggNog:ENOG410PMCC;~InterPro:IPR029066,IPR001608,IPR011078;~PFAM:PF01168;~go_function: GO:0030170 - pyridoxal phosphate binding [Evidence IEA]), which produces MSSPETTIMTPSPTRTATLVSNLASVTSRIQTASAKLSPAKEPPVRLVAVSKLKPASDILALHNHPTDHFHFGENYLQELQEKARLLPPTIKWHFIGGLQSNKCVSLARDTRALWAVESVDSEKKAGLLNKGWGERKPDLGGEEKLRVFVQVNTSGEDNKSGVEPEDGAIGLCRFIREKCPRLRLQGLMTIGAIARSKATTAENENEDFISLKEAQNCVVRALGLEGDEAQLELSMGMSEDFEGAIVLGSDEVRVGTTIFGDRPPKDQAKVV